The Brassica oleracea var. oleracea cultivar TO1000 chromosome C6, BOL, whole genome shotgun sequence genome includes a region encoding these proteins:
- the LOC106299192 gene encoding uncharacterized protein LOC106299192, with translation MDPVEDRINTKRQEEYYNRMGNVADSEYGIPRRCPCGGGIRDEVRVKEEYDTLPGKRFFTCINYEADGFHYRQPWVIGVQEEIESLRRRVEKAEQVIKLVPNLNKHIDTVEAEVNRLSLVVDNLTAEIYSLTVQVANLEKVCFE, from the exons ATGGATCCCGTGGAAGATAGAATAAATACAAAGAGGCAAGAGGAGTACTACAACAGGATGGGAAACGTGGCCGATTCAGAATATGGGATTCCCAGAAGGTGTCCCTGTGGTGGGGGAATCCGAGACGAGGTTCGCGTGAAGGAGGAGTACGACACTTTGCCTGGGAAACGCTTCTTCACATGCATCAACTACGAG GCTGATGGGTTTCATTACCGTCAGCCTTGGGTTATAGGTGTGCAGGAGGAGATCGAAAGTCTGCGTAGGCGGGTGGAGAAGGCTGAGCAGGTGATCAAGTTGGTGCCCAATCTCAATAAACATATCGACACAGTTGAG GCAGAGGTTAACCGCCTCAGTTTGGTGGTTGATAACCTCACTGCTGAGATTTATTCTCTCACTGTGCAGGTCGCAAATCTGGAGAAGGTCTGCTTCGAATAA